TctttaaattaagaatatatattataacaGTATCATGATATTGTTATATCTAAATTTACATATACACATCCTACCTTCCAACCTAAAATCTTTCTTAGCTTGAATCTTTCAGTTACTAttggaaaaaaagatgaattcattcatgatttcatttctctgaaagcTCTGATGACGCTCTGTCTTAGAGCACGATAATAGCTTGGGTGATCAAAGTCGGAgttttcagtaaaatgaaaacttagacTTATAATCTGGAACACTGTGTTATGTTGGTGTAGAATTTGCCGtttgatattttaattctttaaaaagtactgTATCTGTGAACCATTCTGTGTAGGCTGACAGCTTATTATTACAGCCTTAGTTTATATCCCAGTGGTTTTTCTTGTTCACGTGTAGAGATTTAGGGAGTGGGGCATGGGGAAAGTGCATGTTTTTCTATATAAACTTGTAATAGTCTTTTGTGTTGAAATGCTTGGCCTATTGTTGCTAGTTTGTTTTTGGGAAACATTAACAGGTGAGACTTTCATTATGTTTTCTGCACTGTTTTGtgatttgtattttaactttaagattaggaaattttaatattttaactttgtATCCCACCTGAATAATTCctgggaagaaaacagaattttcactattttatttttccatgaaaaattatgaaataaatggccaataaagtataattttacttcttgatCTAGAGAGGGAAATTAAACTGTTGAATGAGAGTTTTCGTATTTGAGAAACATTGCACAAGCATTCTGCTCTTGTTCTGTCATTGTGTGCTGCTCTGTGAATAGCACTGAAATAGAATGAGGACTCCATTGGTTCATTCTGTGTGAATgctattctgtatttttataaggTTTTAATAAGATTTTCGGGAAGTATTGAATAACGTTTTGTGCTATGTGAGTTTTACATGATTTTGATGGGCAAAAACATCTTTgacattttattaaagaaatctttcattttctttgtttctgcttaAATACTACATTATACAGTAAACATCTTGCTTCTCTTATGATTTCCTAATGAGAGGGTAAGAAGGTGAAATTCAAACATTTTGCTAGCAGCTCTATTAAACTTTATGTAAAACAAGTCTAAAACAGCGTGTCACGTGAGATTTGAAATTACCTGTATATTGCATTAATTACTCTCTCCCCTCTGAGCATGGACAACATATATGTTGGCTTGAGTGGCCCTACATAAATTAACAGGAAACATGCTTAAAGGAATACTGATTTCATAGTGTTgaatataagcagaaaaaaatgtacttatCATTTTAGACACTATAGATAATGAATTTAAAACTGCATACTCATGGAAATTGTTTTTAAGTTAAGAAAAACTAAGTCAATTAAatggtgtttaatttttttggtgcATTATACTTGCTTTCAGGGATGGtaagcacaaatattttaaagacgtAATTTTTTGTTAGAGCTAAACAAGTTTTAATTATCTTTGTACAAATACTTGCAAATTATGCAAAATTGTTCTTACGTTGCCAGTGTTCCTTTAATTATGTTGTTATAGTTGTGAAATGTGAGTTGTTAACACTGTGTAAAATACTTCCTTTATGGATGGatgcattttaataatattgcatGTTAACCTTGTTTTAAGACAAATCGTACCATATTTCAAGCTGGAAAAATATGATGCAagtttctagcatttcttttatAGCTGGTACTTTATAGAGGTTTGCGTCTGATTTGAGCCAATTTAAAACTAGTGGATTAAAGTGACTTTTTGAATGAGCATTTCATGTGTgtggggagattaaaaaaaaaaacaatcctttTGCGTTAAGTTGCTGTTCTATGAATTAAGAGatgctttcaataaatgttttttcctttgattgGAAAACTTGAAAGTTAAAGAGCTCACTAAAGAAGAactcaagaaggaaaaagagaaactggaGTCAAGGAAGGAAAGTAagcatgaagagagaaaaaagggcaagaaggaaaaagaggatgaCCGGAAGGATAAGAAAATTGCTGATTCAGATCTGTCCAGGAAAGAGTCTCCGAAGGgtaaaaaggacagagaaaaggagaaaatgggacTAGATAAAGGTGCTAAAACCAAGGAAAGTAGGAAAAAGTCAACACATATAAAGGATTTTTCCAGTAAAACGGCATCCAAAGATGACAGAAAGGAAAGCAGTTCTCACAAACACGCACACTTAGCAAAAGGAAATaaccagaaaagaaagaactgaacCTCCAACGTCATCATCCCGGGAAATGGTAATGTTCTTCATCGTGATTCGCTGCTAAAGGGCTTAGAAAATTCAGTATTGCTCGACTGGGGAAGATGTGTTGATTAGCCATTGAATGTATGTATTTGTTGGTGCTTAGCAAGTCAATTCTTAGAAATTTCTGTTTCCtgcttctaaattaaaaaaaaatgtaataaaaatgtgatgtaataacttctatttttattaatttattgatcATGTATCCagataaatgtatatgtataatatgaattgtaatgaatttattaatatattgaaTACTTTTGTGGGAGCTAAGTAAGAATATAGAGATTTTACATAGTATTTATATGCAGAGTGACTTATAACTTTCAGGTTTGATAAATACTCAGGTAGGTAGGAAGTGATCTACTTTCTCTACTGCCCTcggttttcttccttctgcttcctgcttccctggtcccctttcttcttcacctcccctttccttctccacttcctttctccttccctcttcccttcccctccccccagcttttCTGAGGGCACCTCCTCAGGCTCTTGTGACATCTCCtgcattcctccctccccagtctCTCCTTCCTCAGGCTCTTCCTGATTCAACTTTCCCTTCTCCCATCTCTCGCCTTTTGAATCTCCTCCCCAgtcatcttgttttgtttttccttttggtgaggaagattggccctgagctaacatctgttgccaatcttcctctttttgcttgaggaagattatcactgagctaacatctgtgccagtcttcctctattttgtatatgtggcaccgccacagcatggcttgatgagtggtgtgtaggtctgtgcctgggatctgaacctgcaaaccctgagctgccaaatcAGAGCacgttaacttaaccactatgccaccaggccgaccccaacTTCTCCCCAGTCTTTTACTATCTCTTTTACCTCCTTCATTCCTCCATGCCTCCTCACTCCTTACCCCTTGTCAACTACCTCTCCCTTTCCTACCGAGAGTCCTCCTTCACCTTCTCCTGTCACCCAATAAATACTTAGTGTCTACTGTGTGTCAGATACACTGTTCTGAGAACTCTGGATACAGCCatgaataaaagagaattttatttcagaGAACAATTTTAGAATGCTTTTATTTATGATGTCTTTATAGACTCAGAATAATAGTTCTAGAAAGgccttgattattttgaattgggatatactttcattttatatcacgtttttcacatattttggtGGAATGGCATATATTTTTCGTATTTGATTGTATCATAATTGTTTACCATTTCTAAGGAGTTGCAAATTTGAGATCTAACTAGAGATCTGAATTTCTCCAtcagaaaacatttaataaaatgaaatttcaatgaGAATACCTTTCTACAAATGATTTGTACTATTCTGTGCATGAAGTCCTAAATTTCTAATTGTCACTACTAGTGAAATTCAGTTACTGAATTTGAGAAGAGCACCCTGATATgttgtaaaagaaacaaaagtgctGCCacgaagattttattttatttttttaaataacttttcaaCTTTTTCTATGAAGAGCTTAAAAACAGAGATTTGGGCCTAATGATATTTCAAGTCAGAAATGAGTAAGTATTAACTGCAAATGTTTCTAAAAGTATTGTCTACCTTTTTTCTTAAATGCTAGCACCTTTTACTGCTTAAAATCAAACACTTAGACATTTAGTTAACAAAAATTCCAACTGACGTAATAGAATTATACAGCAAGGGGGAATCCTAGAGAATAtctataatttctctctctgatccAGTcctgttattttattgtttaaaaactgaggcccaaaggaaATGTAACGTATGGTAACTTGGGGTTTCATATGTTGATCTgtcaggattttgtttttttttatagattaCAGGAACACAATAAACCAAAAAGGAATTTTGTGGCTCATTTGGGTGGTGGACACAGGGGCACTCGCCTCAAGTGAGTAGATCCCTGTAATCAGAGTTCTGTTCCTCCTGCTCTCTTCTCAGATCTTGACCGCTGATTTCTAGTTGACTTTATTCTGTTTGGAGTGTTACCACTTAATGAAGAAGGCAGTCCTCTGCAGGTCCCAGACACATCCTTCTGGTTTAGCAATCCTGGTGCCATGAGGCAGTTTTCTAGGCTGGCTCCAGGAGAAAAGTCCCTGGGAGGATTCCAGCTGGCCTTGTCAGGCCTGGTGATCAACTATGACCATTCCTATAGCTGGGGATGGGTTAGTTTTCCCAGGCTGACTTCTGTGCACAAAGCTTGGGTGCTAAATTCTAAGAAGAggagtggaaaaaaaatttagaataaagtAATTAGCATAAGCATATAAACATCTGTTGCTATTTAGTAAAGCACGTGGAAGTTTTCCTTTGAATGGCATCTCAAGAATTGAAACATCTctgctgaaatatttaaaaatatctgtgctCTGATGAACTAGGAgttgatttatttcctttcttcctttttcttttccttcccttttcttcagtAAATAAAGACTTCAACTGAATTTTATTGAAGTTGAGGTCACACTTTACCCAACTACGCTGGCACTCATTATTCTGCTAAAAGACTTAGTGCAAGATAAGCTTTTGGTCattattaatgaattaaaattatactTGCATTCTCAGCTTTACTCACTTTTTATTCAGTATGCAGTTATTTCTGTATTCTGCTTCATATTGTTAGCTAAGGATAATTAAAACCAGAAAGGTCACCCTTCTTAAATAAGTAAggtgaaaacaggaacaaaaattTCCTAATACAAAGTTGTTGGGAGTCAGAAGAAGTCCTGAAAAGTGAGAATTAAATACTTAAGAATGTAAGTTTATTTTGTTATATCACTGTTTATTTAAATTGCACTATGAGATGATATTTAGAATTCTAAAAGATGGCATTATTGACATAATTTTCCTTAGACTGTATGATAGCATTTCACATGTGATTAGCACAGTCATCATAAATATGGTcagttttgcaaaaatatttgagagCCTATCAATTTTTCCAAGactctttttttatcctttaatcAAATTACTTTCTTTTGAAGCACTTTGCCatcattggtttttttcttgatttgttgTGATATGTAACTCCTGGGTTTCATTTGTTAATGGTTTTGTGTGTGAATTTTAGTTATTTCTAACATCACTTGTAATCAactttttgaattctctttttttctttacaagattttaatttttaccttatGGGTGGTATGCATTGTATATAGATGGTCCTCTCAACATTTCACAATGAGGGAGAGACTGGTAAAGAAATTAACGTAAATCAGTCAGCTTGAATGCTTGAGTTAATCCAAGAGGATTAATTCTGTAAGTGATTGGTTCTTAGAAGATATTTTGTAGTGTTATGATCTGCTTAGCCATACACCCTTGTAACTTCAGAGGTTCTCATAATGATTACATGGATAATAAGGACTCCTTATATATATgtccattaaaaaacaaagaacgGTAGTAAACAGTATGATTTTTGAGTTTAAATGTTTAACTGTAACGTCATTTTCCGTGAAATGATGTGGTGACTTAGGCTGCTTCTCCtgactttgattcttttctcttgtgTCCATCACTATTCCTACTCCTGTTAATGCCCATTATGTTACTGCCCACTAATGCCCAATAACAATTTTCCATATTGATTACTCAGATTATTTCACTATAAAATGAATCTCAGAAATACtggttttcctcatttgtaaattgaagATAACACTATTCCCTCATGGTGGTTTTGAGAACCAGCTGGTATGGCATGTGCACAAGCAGCTGGCACATTGTTGGCACTCACTGATACCagacctcttaatctcaagtacATGTGCCCCATGTGCAGTAAGCTGATCACTGAGACATGAActcttggagatggagaaaggtttattcgaattggccaaaaCGAGAAGATGGGAGCATAGGTTCGCTCAAatccttaacaagagaagaaagcaggggattTTATAGAGCTAACCatgtggcaggaggagtttccatgtttctttcactcttgATAAGctcctgggcaatctgacttctgggcggCAGTGACaactgggggctggttatctggtgctccttgaaggcattctctgtcttctctaaaacaaatttataaatccttgtgacccttgagttacccctcaggtcaaacaagaaaacagcaaatagaCGAGATTAACTTCTTTTTGTAACAAGGTTGGAAAGgtcattttattgaatatttacagtatccctcaggtacctggcttcatgTTTCCCTTTCCTTTGGTGGGATAAAGGTAATAATCATACCAAAGTGTTTCAGTCATTTGTTAAGAATTTGGAAGCACTCAGCTGTAATTCCTTCTCTAATTTTGTTGAGAGTTGTAAGACAAATACTTAAGTCCTTTATCTTTTGTAACTAATGTATCTATGTGAAATGGGTACACTGGGTACTGATTTCTTCTACTGAGATAATTGAGAGGGCAAATAGAAGTAGTTATAAGTGTTATGTAACTGTAAAGCCGTAAGAATGCATAGTTCTTTAAAGGATACTGCTGCAACATGAAAACACAAGATATGAAATGTAAAGGCTAGGAAAAAGTTATGAAGTAGTACACTATAGTCCTAAGTACATGCTACAATTGAGAAATTTCATAACCAGCCTAATTGTCAAAAACTTATTTATATTTGGTTTGTACTCAGAACATGTTTTTCTGCAGAAACAATTTTATGATCTTTAGAAATTGTCTACTTCAGTCCATAAAAAACCTATTTAATCCCTCATAGCCAGTTCTGCAAGTCTCAGTGTAACTATGTTTCTTTAGCCAAAGGCATTCGTCATTCTTCCTCAGAAATAAATATTAGGaacatatttagttttatttcttagtaTTCTCTAGAATTCTGTTGGTTAAATATGAGAATCCATTCAAGTTAGCTTACGTGGACAAAAAGGCATTATTGATTGGCTCACATAATTGTAAAGCCCAGAgcagctgtgattttttttttttcctttggttatacTGGATCTAGGTGCTCAAACAATGGTCTGaacctctctttctgtctctggactCTCTGGGAATGTTAGTTTCCTTCTCAGGCAGCCTGCCCGGGTTGAGTCTCAGGTGCTCATATTTAACGCTAATCCTTATAGAGTGGGATGGGGGGGAGCAAAGCTGTGATTGGCAAGACCTGGGTCATGTGAGTGCCCACCTTTAGAAGTGTGGGATGAAGGAAAACCAGCTCCTCACCAGAAAATTAGTGTGCTTTTACCAGAACAAGGGAGAATAGGTGCAGGGCAGGCTACACACTGAGTATTTATACCCTGTGTTTCATCTGCACTAGTGCTGGCAGCATGTGGAGTTcgttttcctcttctcttctccttacccacttcctgcttctgcctctgcccCAAGATGAAGAGTTGAAAGGAATGGGCCTGAATGGGTATTTCAGAGTTAGAGCTCTGGGGAACAGAGAGAACCCATCCCAACCTTTGTCAGCGATAATTTTAGACCAATGAAGGAGTATAAGAGAGTATCGCCATATGATAAATATTGCCATTTAGTTGTCAGGTCAGTTAGGTTTATTTTGTTGTCAAGCGGACTCTTTCCATTTTCCCCTAGTTCTATCTAAAGAGAAAGTTTTTGTTCTTAGGAAACTGAAGGGTGAGTATTACATAGCAGACCCGTAGGAGTTATTCTTGTGAAAATCTCATTCGGGGTAATCTGAAAACATCCTCAGTAACAATGTGCAGTCTCGTGTCTTTCCGCCTCCATTTGCCTAAGGATGAAACCACATGAACTAGATGGTTATTACTGGTTTGGATGTCATTTTTACATAGAAATCAGTTTGTACAAAAGCTTCGATTTTGTAAGCCCTACAGAGCAGAAGTCatctactttccttttctttgttctcatttccTACCTCATTTGATTTCacttcatatatgtatatatcacccTTTCTTAGTGTCCATACATCATCGAGGTCTGTCATTTACTTCTTTCTTGCCTGAAACATTAGTTCTCTTGTATCCCAAGAGATTAGAGGAAGACATATGCTTAAAACTTGTGTGTAATTTTAGTAATTATATAAACACCCACATGCTGTGTCATCTTTATTTCCCATTTACTGATCCGTTCAGCAAATATTCACAGTGTCTGCAGCATACCAGGGGCTGCGAGGCACATGGGGTACAAGTGATCAAGGTGACTGCAGTCCCTCCAGGGACATACTGTGAATTAAACAAGGAGTTGAGGGAGGAAATAATGAAACAGGAGCTATTGCTGGTACTGCCTAGTATTCCCCTCTGCCTAGAGTGTGCTCCCACTCCATGTGGTGGGCCACCTCTGTCTCCTGCAGGTTCCGGCTGAGTCATCACATCTGCACTCACACTGTCTCTGATCCTCCCAGGTGCGTGGACTGCATGTCTTCCAGTTACCATGCTTCTGACTTTGCTTTGTCCCCAGACTTTGCTGTCAGGCTGATTTATGTCCACTATTTATTATAGTAACTGACAGCAGTAGGCATTCAAGCTGTGTTTATTGAATGGGGAACACATAAAACAcagattacataaaaatatttcagatctGTATATACTGTTGAAtagtaatagagaaaaaaaatttttaaagaaaaacccaGAAGTTTCTTCAATAATTGTTTTAACCATCTTGGAAGTTGCCTATAGCTGTGTTCATGTTGCTGTGTGTGTATGCAGGGAGTGGGGGTCGTATCTGTTTctttagaagaaataaaggaaaaactaaattggtgagaaaaaatgtgtatttgctGGGTTTAAatgatctcatttcattcttaaaACCATTCTAAGGAAGCACTATTCTATGCCCCTTCCGTACTTGTGAAAACCAAAGTTGTGGCAGTGGTAATGTGCTCGAGATGGAATTCAAAGGCAGCCCTTTGGTTCACATGCCCGAGCTCCTACATGCCATCTTGTGTTGCAAGATGTTCAAGTGAGTTCACTCCATTCTAGTCTTTGTGGAGTCCCTTCTTTGGTCCTGAAACTCAGGCTCTTAGGAGCCTTTTTGGCAGTGGTTAATTCTTTGGCGATTTATGTCATCCTTTTCCTGAATCTGTCTGTTCATCATTTGGGTTGTGTGAAGACGCTTTGAGTCTGGGATGGCTCTCATTGTATATCATGGGGCGGCTCTTTTAGTCCCTGGCAGTGTCAGAATTTTGATAAGTTCTAGGACCGCTGTTGGGATACCTGCTGAGATCTGTGTTCATTGATTATACAAGCTAGGAACAACAATGAGGATTAGCATGGTCAGTTGGTGTGCATGCCTTTCTGGTTTGATTTGCCAGAATATTTCTCTggtttcatgtacctgttagggTGGTTCTTGGGGAATATTGATTTATATTGTTAGActataaatcttctttgactttCAATGAGGTTCCATCCTAATAAATTCATTGTAggttgaaaatattgtaagttgaaaatgcatttaatgctCCTAACCTACCAACATCATCGCTTAGCCTGGTCTACCTTAAACTTGCTCAGAACACTTatattagcctacagttgggcaaaatcttCTAACACagagcctattttataataaagtgttgacttTCCCATGTAATCTATTGACTACTCTGctgtactgaaagtgaagaaCAGAATAGTTGCCTGGGTGCAGAATGGTTGTGCCTGCATCAGTTGTTCACCTTCATGATCGcggggctgactgggagctgtggcttgcCACTGTCCAGCATCATGAGGGAAGATGGTACCACGTATCGCTAGCTCGAGAAAATAGCAACATTCGAAATTCCAAGTACAGTTTCTTCTGACTGTGCATTGCTTTCTCCTTATTGTAAGGTCAAAAAATCGTAAGTTGAACCATCCTAAGTCAGGGATGTCTGTATTTGAAGGAGAAGCAGTCCTGAGCACTTCCCCT
This genomic interval from Equus przewalskii isolate Varuska chromosome 8, EquPr2, whole genome shotgun sequence contains the following:
- the ASPH gene encoding aspartyl/asparaginyl beta-hydroxylase isoform X17 → MAEETKHGGHKNGKKGGLSGSSFFTWFMVIALLGVWTSVAVVWFDLVDYEEVLGKLGIYDADGDGDFDVDDAKVLLEGPGGVAKRKAKAKVKELTKEELKKEKEKLESRKESKHEERKKGKKEKEDDRKDKKIADSDLSRKESPKGKKDREKEKMGLDKGAKTKESRKKSTHIKDFSSKTASKDDRKESSSHKHAHLAKGNNQKRKN
- the ASPH gene encoding aspartyl/asparaginyl beta-hydroxylase isoform X16 produces the protein MAEETKHGGHKNGKKGGLSGSSFFTWFMVIALLGVWTSVAVVWFDLVDYEEVLAKAKDFRYNLSEVLQGKLGIYDADGDGDFDVDDAKVLLEGPGGVAKRKAKAKVKELTKEELKKEKEKLESRKESKHEERKKGKKEKEDDRKDKKIADSDLSRKESPKGKKDREKEKMGLDKGAKTKESRKKSTHIKDFSSKTASKDDRKESSSHKHAHLAKGNNQKRKN